Within Candidatus Binataceae bacterium, the genomic segment TTATGGCAGAGCAGACGCGACCGGCGCTCGACGATCCCGCGGTGCGCGAGTTCCTGCGGCTCGAGCGGATTGCGCATCTCGCGACCGCCGACGCGGGCGGCGCCCCGCACAACATCCCGCTCTGCTTCTGGTTCGACGAAACCTCGCGCTTCTACTTCGTCATCGACGAAAAGCCCAAGCGCGTAGCCGGCGTCGGGATCAAGCGGATGCGCAATATCGCCGCGAATCCGCGCGTCGCCCTGGTCATCGATCATTACGAGGAAGAATGGGCGTTTCTGGCTTACGTGCTGATCAGTGGCGAAGCCGCGGTCGTCGAAGATGTCAACGAATATCTGCTGGCGCTGCGCAATCTGCGCGACAAATATCCGCAGTATCGCACGATGGCACTGAGCGCTGACAAGAATCCGATCGTGCGGGTCGAGGCCCGCCGCGTGCACGCGTGGGGCGAACGTTTTCGGCGAACCACGATCTGATGGATAGATTCTGATGGATCGCTTCGAGGAAATTTCGCGCGCGCTCGCCGAGGCCGGCCTCGATGGCTGGCTGTTCTACGATTTCCGCCTGAGCGATCCGCTGGCCTACCGGATTTTGGGTCTGCCCGAGACCGGCTTGGCCACCCGGCGCTGGTTCTACTTCGTGCCGGCCGCGGC encodes:
- a CDS encoding pyridoxamine 5'-phosphate oxidase family protein, whose protein sequence is MAEQTRPALDDPAVREFLRLERIAHLATADAGGAPHNIPLCFWFDETSRFYFVIDEKPKRVAGVGIKRMRNIAANPRVALVIDHYEEEWAFLAYVLISGEAAVVEDVNEYLLALRNLRDKYPQYRTMALSADKNPIVRVEARRVHAWGERFRRTTI